Proteins encoded by one window of Arachis ipaensis cultivar K30076 chromosome B04, Araip1.1, whole genome shotgun sequence:
- the LOC107636980 gene encoding putative sucrose transport protein SUC6, producing the protein MWKLVLVASIAVGIHLVNAVQIAWLIPIYVEFGISDKWTSLVWHVGAVSSSVFHPFLSYYSNTCKLGWRHHPFMFAGAVGATISFWTIGFAKDIRYAFGDNLCEYTQYRALIIFGIGLWMLEILIKMIDARYRDLLDDLASRDQSKNRLAYQFFSFIMAVRTELG; encoded by the coding sequence ATGTGGAAGCTGGTTTTGGTGGCCTCCATCGCTGTCGGAATCCACCTTGTCAACGCTGTCCAGATAGCATGGCTAATACCAATCTATGTGGAGTTCGGAATATCGGATAAATGGACCTCTTTGGTGTGGCACGTCGGCGCCGTTTCTAGCTCTGTTTTTCATCCCTTCCTTAGTTATTACAGCAACACCTGTAAACTTGGGTGGCGGCATCATCCTTTTATGTTTGCGGGTGCCGTTGGCGCCACCATATCTTTTTGGACAATTGGATTCGCCAAAGACATTAGGTACGCCTTTGGAGACAACCTCTGCGAGTATACTCAGTATCGCGCCTTAATCATTTTTGGGATCGGATTGTGGATGTTGGAGATTTTGATCAAAATGATCGATGCTCGCTACAGAGACCTCCTTGATGATCTTGCCAGCAGAGACCAATCAAAGAACAGACTGGCATACCAGTTCTTCTCATTCATCATGGCAGTCAGAACTGAACTGGGTTAA